The genomic region GCGCATGTGGTCGATGGCGGCCGAAGCAGCCGAAGCAGCCGAGGACGCGCCGCGGGCCTTGATGATTGCCGCGCCGCGCTGCTGCACGTCCGGGATGAAGGTGCCGGTGTACCAGGCATCGTCAACCATCGGCTTGGCGGCAGAGCCTTTGACGGTGGCGTGGTGGATGTCCGGATACTGGGTGGCCGAGTGGTTGCCCCAGATCACGATGTTCTTGATGTCGGTGTTGTGCGTGCCGGTCTTCTCGGCCAGCTGGCTCATCGCGCGGTTATGGTCGAGGCGGACCATGGCGGTAAAGCATTTCGGATCGAGGTCCGGTGCGTTCTGCTGGGCGATCAGGGCGTTGGTGTTGGCCGGGTTGCCGACGACGAGCACTTTCACATCGCGGGAGGCGTGATCGTTGATCGCCTTGCCCTGCGGGCCGAAGATGCCGCCATTGGCCGACAGAAGGTCCTTACGCTCCATGCCTTCCTTGCGCGGCATGGCGCCGACGAGGAGGCAGAAGTCTGCGTCCTTGAAAGCGACGTTCGGATCGTCGGTGGCGACAATGTTGTTCAGCAGCGGGAACGCGCAGTCGTTCAGTTCCATCACAACGCCGTTCAGGGCGCCGAGGGCCGGGGTGATTTCCAGCAGGTGAAGGTCGACCGGCTGGTCCGGTCCGAGCATGTCGCCAGCGGCGATGCGGAAGAGGAGGGCGTAACCAATCTGGCCAGCGGCACCGGTGACGGCAACTTTGACAGGCTGTTTCACAGGGAGGATCCTTCTTGCAGAGCTGAATTCTGTGGCCTCCACATGACGAATTTGTCGCCCGAGGGCAAGCCGTGCTGCGCCGATGCCGCAGGTATCCGGTCCGCCCGGCGCCTTTATACGTAGGTGTCACAGTGGGCATTCCGCCCCTGATGGCCTATATCGGCGGCAGATTCAGACCTTAAAAGGCCGCTAGCAAGGGACGTTCCCGGCATGACCAGCACTACCGACAAGGGCATTATTCCCCCCAGCCCCAGCGCCGCAGAATATGCGACAGACCCGACAGGCAAGCCGCTGATCCAGAATTTGGCGGACCCGTTCGACCTGTTCAATGGCTGGATGGCCGAGGCGCGCGCCAAGGAACTGAACGATTCCAACGCGATGTCGCTCGCCACGGTCGATGCGGACGGTATGCCGGATGTGCGCGTCGTGCTGTTGAAGGAAGTGACCCCTGCGGGCTTCGTCTTCTTCACCAATCTGGAAAGCGCCAAGGGCCAGCAGCTGAAGGCCCATCCGGTGGCCGCGCTCGGCTTCCACTGGAAGAGCCTGCGCCGTCAGGTCCGCATCCGCGGCACGGTCGAGCGCGTCACCGACGCCGAGGCGGACGAATACTTCGCCACCCGCGCCGCCCAGAGCCGGATCAGCGCCATCGCGTCGGACCAGTCGCGCCCGCTGCCCGACCGGTCGGTGTTCGAACAGCGCATCGCTGAACTGTCCGAAATCTATGGCGACGGGCCGGACATTCCGCGCCCCGAATTCTGGGGCGGCTTCCGCCTGACGCCGGTCGAGATCGAGTTCTGGCAGGACCAGGCCTTCCGCTCGCACGACCGTTTGAAGTTCACGCGAACAGGCGACGGCTGGGAAACCGGCCGGCTTTATCCCTGAAGCTCGCTGATCCGGCAGCCCCGTGCTTCCAGAATGTCCCGCATCTGCCAGTACGCTTGGGGCGTACGATAAAGCGGAATACGCGGGTGCAGGTGGTGCACGATATGATACTGCATTCCCATTGAGCCGATGTTGCCGAGAATGGAACGGAACCCACGCGTGTTGCGATAACGCCCGGTTTCTGCCGCCGGATGATGCGGCGCCCAGCTGAGATAGTACTGGATATAGGTCAAGGCGATATGCCGGGGCAGCCACCACAGCAGGGCCGCCTCGATCGCGTGACCGCTCCAGGCGAGGGCGAACAGGATGCCGTAAAAGACGATGTCGTAAAGAACGGCATCGAGGATCACATCCTGCCGTCCGATGCGCTGCAGGGTGACGCCATACGCATTGGCCTCGCCTTTCGCGCCCGGCTGGCGGTTCATCAGGCTTTTCCAGATAGCGTGCAGCGGCCCATTGGCATGCGTGGAATAGTCCGGATCGAGGTCCGGGTCATTGGCGTGCTTGTGATGCTCGATATGAGTCAGGCGCGCCACACGATAAGGCAGGACCAGAGGGATGGTTGAAATGTGGCCAACGGCTTCATTCAGCCAGCGGAGCCTGGAGCCGGGGAGGGCGATAATGTCATGCTGCGCCTCGTGCGAGGGCAGGTAGGACAGCATGATGTTCAGTGTGGCGATGAAAAAGCCGGCCCAGAGCGGCAGATAGCCGAGCAGGACCAGAGGCCACAGGGACAGCCAGACCGCAAAATTGGTGAAGGCCCAGACCACGGCAAAATAAGGGAAGCGTCCGATATGCTGACGGGCGATGTCTCGCTCGGCGCGCATCAGCTCTGTGTCTGTCAGTGTGCTTGCTGATGGTGTCATATCCAGCGTCCTCGAAATTGTGCGACGAGTCCGTACGCCCCGCCCACCAGCAAACCGGCTGCGAGCGGGGAGATGCCGAAGGGCGGTGACCAGTTCAGCTGACCGATGATCTGCGCGATCAATGGCGCAAGGAAGCCAAGGGCAAAGATCAAAGGACCGAACCGGAAGACGGAGCGAATAACCTGTTCCATATCAGAAGTAAGCCAAAAAATGACGCATGCGTCAACTTTATTCGCTCCGCCCCGGCGCGATTTTACACGAGGCCGGCCGATGTGCTCTCCACCACGAGGTGGGGCACGCCATCGCTGGTCTTCGTGAACGAGACGCCAGCGGGCGAAACCGTCGCGGTCACCCGTTTGCGGAAAGCCGAGAAGCTCTCGAACTCCACCACATCGACCGGTTCGTCGAACTCCAGCGTCACTTCGAAGGCCGAGCCGCCCGCCATTTCGCGCACGGCCAGCACACGGCCGCCAAAATCCTGTTTCAGGTAGCGGCCAGACACCTGGTCGCCGACCTGCAGCAAGACCTCCGGCATGTTCGACAGGCGGGCCGAAGCCGTGTTCCAGTCGCGATAGCCGAGTTCCTTCGCCACGCATTCAAGCGCTTCGGAATGGGAGATGGGCGTCCCGGCTGCTGCCAGTTCCGCCCGCAATTCACGCGCACGGGCTTTTGCCTGGTCGCGGTTTGAGATCGATAGATAAGACATCGGAATCATCCTTGTCCGGGCAGTCGCTTGTCAGCGGGGCTCGCCTTGCCGCGGGACTGCCGGTTGGACCGGTGTTCCGTGTTTGCATGTCGCGGCGTTCTCACGCCGGGGGATCTTCACCGTTAGACTTCCGTCTCGCGAGCGGCAGGCGTCCCAGAGCCCGGCGCGTCACATAATCCTTCAGGGGCGTAACGTCAATGATTGCCATGTCCGCAGGGTCCGCGCTAGGAATTGGCAGTCGGCGTGGCAATTCCTGTCCGCGTCTTACATCATTCAGGGGGTATCCATGAAACGTGGCCTGCAGGTCTTTCTCGGCATTTTCTCGCTCATTCCGGTCATCTTCGCCATTCTCGGCTTCGTGCACGGGGCAGGGCGGTTGTCGCCCGAAGGTGTCGCCGTCGATCTCGACAATCAGTACCGGTACTTTTCCGGCATGTACCTTGTCGTCGCCTTCCTGCTCTGGTCGATCATCCCGGCCATCGAGAAGCATGGCCGCACGCTGTTCCTGATCAGCGCGGCAATCTTTATCGGCGGCCTTGGCCGGGTCATATCCATGATGACGATGGGCACCCCGGCACAGGACCAGGTGGTTGCCCTCGGCATCGAAATGGTCGTGCCGGTGCTCTTCATTGTCTGGCAGCGCGCGGTGGCGGCGAAGGCCTAGCGCCCGCAGGCTTCCCGGCCCACATCGTCGGCCTTGATCAGGTCTGCCACGCGATAGGGTTCGTCCGTCGCCAGCAGGACGAGGCCATCTGCGGCGAGGGCTTCGTATTCGCTGGCATCGCCGTCGGCGAGATAGACATCGTCCAGCCGTTCGCCTTTGCGGCCCAGCGTGCCGAAGGCCGGCTCGACGCCGACCTTTATCAGCCGTTTCCAGGCATAGGCTTTCGGTTCGTCCACACCGGTCCAGCCGATCAGGCGGGTGCGGTCGATGCCGCGGCCTTCCAGCTTCGCCACATCCCGGTCGCCATAGGCGGAGGCGGTCATCATGAAGCTCGGGTCTATGGCGGCGATCTCGGCCGCCTGGTCGTCATTGTAGGAAATGAAGATCACATTCTCCGCCGCGTCGGCAGCCTTCACAGCGGCGGCGATGTTGCGGAAACTCGTCGTCGGCTTCTTGTCCAGCTCCAGCACGGCACCGGTCTGCTTCGCCCAGAGCAGGGCATCGGTCAGCTTCGGCGGATGGAAGCCGGTGCGCCGCCCGTCATTGTCTTCCAGTTCGAGGCCGCTCATCGTCTCCCAGTCGGTGTCGGAGACATAGCCGCGTCCGGTC from uncultured Hyphomonas sp. harbors:
- a CDS encoding malate dehydrogenase → MKQPVKVAVTGAAGQIGYALLFRIAAGDMLGPDQPVDLHLLEITPALGALNGVVMELNDCAFPLLNNIVATDDPNVAFKDADFCLLVGAMPRKEGMERKDLLSANGGIFGPQGKAINDHASRDVKVLVVGNPANTNALIAQQNAPDLDPKCFTAMVRLDHNRAMSQLAEKTGTHNTDIKNIVIWGNHSATQYPDIHHATVKGSAAKPMVDDAWYTGTFIPDVQQRGAAIIKARGASSAASAASAAIDHMRSWALGTPEGEWVSMGIPADGSYGIEPGVIYGYPCTCKDGKYEIVQGLEINDFSRGKMDATDAELREERAAVEHLFS
- the pdxH gene encoding pyridoxamine 5'-phosphate oxidase, which translates into the protein MTSTTDKGIIPPSPSAAEYATDPTGKPLIQNLADPFDLFNGWMAEARAKELNDSNAMSLATVDADGMPDVRVVLLKEVTPAGFVFFTNLESAKGQQLKAHPVAALGFHWKSLRRQVRIRGTVERVTDAEADEYFATRAAQSRISAIASDQSRPLPDRSVFEQRIAELSEIYGDGPDIPRPEFWGGFRLTPVEIEFWQDQAFRSHDRLKFTRTGDGWETGRLYP
- a CDS encoding fatty acid desaturase, yielding MTPSASTLTDTELMRAERDIARQHIGRFPYFAVVWAFTNFAVWLSLWPLVLLGYLPLWAGFFIATLNIMLSYLPSHEAQHDIIALPGSRLRWLNEAVGHISTIPLVLPYRVARLTHIEHHKHANDPDLDPDYSTHANGPLHAIWKSLMNRQPGAKGEANAYGVTLQRIGRQDVILDAVLYDIVFYGILFALAWSGHAIEAALLWWLPRHIALTYIQYYLSWAPHHPAAETGRYRNTRGFRSILGNIGSMGMQYHIVHHLHPRIPLYRTPQAYWQMRDILEARGCRISELQG
- a CDS encoding glyoxalase superfamily protein, which encodes MSYLSISNRDQAKARARELRAELAAAGTPISHSEALECVAKELGYRDWNTASARLSNMPEVLLQVGDQVSGRYLKQDFGGRVLAVREMAGGSAFEVTLEFDEPVDVVEFESFSAFRKRVTATVSPAGVSFTKTSDGVPHLVVESTSAGLV
- a CDS encoding DUF4345 domain-containing protein, giving the protein MKRGLQVFLGIFSLIPVIFAILGFVHGAGRLSPEGVAVDLDNQYRYFSGMYLVVAFLLWSIIPAIEKHGRTLFLISAAIFIGGLGRVISMMTMGTPAQDQVVALGIEMVVPVLFIVWQRAVAAKA
- a CDS encoding glycerophosphodiester phosphodiesterase family protein, with protein sequence MKRFAFSVISLALTACGAAETAGPDAGVQTATISSPALPLPEYFDCLRENGGMAIAAHRGGPDKGFPENAIETFQHGFDKGIRVFEIDIAETRDGVLTLMHDDRLNRTTTGRGYVSDTDWETMSGLELEDNDGRRTGFHPPKLTDALLWAKQTGAVLELDKKPTTSFRNIAAAVKAADAAENVIFISYNDDQAAEIAAIDPSFMMTASAYGDRDVAKLEGRGIDRTRLIGWTGVDEPKAYAWKRLIKVGVEPAFGTLGRKGERLDDVYLADGDASEYEALAADGLVLLATDEPYRVADLIKADDVGREACGR